One Candidatus Uhrbacteria bacterium CG10_big_fil_rev_8_21_14_0_10_50_16 genomic region harbors:
- a CDS encoding preprotein translocase subunit SecA, whose product MAHFLDRFLTDSSKKTLKYYQQSVDAVNALADSYRGLSDAELKEKTVSFKARLAEGVLIDDLLVEAFATAREAAQRTLGQYHYDVQLLGGMALHHHNIAEMRTGEGKTLTSTLPVYLNALEGKGVHVATVNDYLSMRDAAWMGEVFDFLGLSVGVISHEGGFVYDKSIVQDEVVEDADRDVTGSFKVHHDYLRPVARADAYAADITYGTNNEFGFDYLRDNMVQNPDQRVQRPLNYCLIDEVDSILIDEARTPLIISAPSQTSSAMYQQFAQVVRLLKLDVDYNIDEKMKVSTLTEAGIEKVEKALGLANLYADGGVHLVHHLEQALRAEVLYKRDKEYVVREGEIVIVDEFTGRMMEGRRFSEGLHQAIEAKEGVEVQQESQTLATITFQNYFRMYSRLAGMTGTAKTEEEEFQKIYDLNVIVIPTNKVIARNDHEDKIYKSEAGKIQAIVKDVKTRQALGQPVLIGTISIEKNEEMSQALSKAGVPHEALNAKNHEREGSIVAQAGRKGSVTVATNMAGRGVDIKLGGVPATKQEYEEVLALGGLYVVGTERHEARRIDNQLRGRSGRQGDVGETQFFVSTEDDLMRVFGSDRMKNMMERLGVPEDMPIENKVITKALEGAQKKVEGHNFDIRKRLLDYDDILNKQRSVTYEIRNEIVDINTTEEPEAARPMILDHITEEIENVVSFHTADGTDWNVKEIFETMQTIVPVPEELKERFTAYNGIGAPKAAQAAVVRTELIETLEGQAQIAYKDLEGLFAERSQLATVEKQLLLRSIDMLWVEHLTAMRKLRSGVGLSGYAQRDPLVEYKRESFAMYQVMLSEVQKQVVYSIFKVKDAMRIAHTPSLAERAKISEAIKAGVSNHQKPGRNDACPCGSGKKYKKCHGME is encoded by the coding sequence ATGGCACACTTTTTAGATCGATTTTTAACGGATTCCAGTAAGAAAACACTCAAGTACTATCAACAGAGTGTGGATGCAGTCAATGCGCTTGCAGACAGCTACCGTGGGTTATCGGATGCAGAGTTAAAGGAGAAAACCGTGAGTTTTAAAGCGCGCTTGGCGGAAGGCGTTTTGATTGACGATTTGCTCGTAGAGGCGTTTGCCACAGCCCGTGAAGCGGCACAGCGAACCTTGGGACAATATCATTACGATGTGCAGTTGTTGGGAGGGATGGCGCTGCATCATCACAACATTGCCGAGATGCGCACAGGAGAAGGAAAGACACTTACCTCAACACTCCCAGTTTATTTGAATGCATTGGAGGGAAAAGGTGTGCACGTGGCAACCGTTAACGACTACCTGTCCATGCGAGATGCTGCATGGATGGGTGAAGTGTTTGATTTCCTGGGATTGTCCGTGGGAGTCATTTCTCACGAAGGTGGCTTTGTGTACGACAAATCGATCGTGCAGGATGAAGTAGTGGAAGACGCCGATCGAGATGTTACGGGAAGTTTTAAAGTTCACCATGATTATTTGCGACCTGTGGCGCGTGCAGATGCCTATGCGGCGGACATCACCTACGGCACCAACAATGAGTTCGGATTTGACTATCTGCGCGACAACATGGTGCAGAATCCGGATCAGCGCGTGCAACGTCCCCTTAACTATTGTTTGATTGACGAGGTGGACTCTATTTTGATTGACGAGGCACGCACGCCATTGATTATCTCTGCGCCGTCTCAAACGTCCAGTGCCATGTACCAACAATTTGCACAGGTGGTGCGATTGTTAAAGTTGGACGTGGATTATAATATTGACGAGAAAATGAAAGTCTCTACACTTACGGAGGCTGGAATTGAGAAAGTGGAGAAAGCTCTTGGTCTTGCAAACCTCTATGCCGACGGTGGTGTGCACTTGGTGCATCATTTGGAGCAGGCGCTGCGGGCGGAGGTGTTGTATAAGCGTGATAAAGAATACGTGGTACGCGAAGGAGAGATTGTGATTGTGGATGAATTTACGGGTCGTATGATGGAGGGACGTCGTTTTTCGGAAGGACTCCATCAGGCGATCGAGGCGAAAGAAGGTGTGGAGGTACAACAAGAAAGTCAGACATTGGCCACCATTACGTTCCAAAACTATTTCCGCATGTATTCGCGATTGGCGGGCATGACGGGAACGGCCAAGACAGAGGAGGAAGAGTTTCAAAAGATTTATGATTTGAACGTGATCGTGATACCAACCAATAAGGTCATAGCCCGTAATGACCATGAAGACAAAATTTACAAGTCAGAGGCTGGTAAGATTCAGGCTATTGTAAAGGACGTTAAAACGCGGCAGGCCCTGGGGCAGCCAGTGCTCATTGGTACCATTTCTATTGAGAAGAACGAAGAGATGTCGCAGGCACTTTCCAAGGCGGGTGTGCCGCATGAGGCGTTGAACGCAAAAAACCACGAACGAGAAGGGTCGATTGTTGCACAAGCAGGGCGCAAAGGTTCCGTGACGGTGGCCACCAACATGGCGGGTCGTGGTGTGGATATAAAGTTGGGAGGCGTTCCGGCAACAAAGCAAGAATATGAGGAAGTTCTCGCGTTAGGTGGTTTGTATGTGGTGGGAACGGAGCGTCACGAGGCACGTCGGATTGACAATCAGCTCCGTGGACGATCTGGCCGTCAGGGCGATGTTGGAGAAACGCAGTTCTTTGTATCGACCGAGGACGACCTTATGCGTGTGTTTGGATCTGATCGCATGAAGAACATGATGGAGCGATTGGGCGTCCCTGAGGATATGCCGATTGAGAATAAAGTTATTACAAAAGCGTTGGAAGGGGCACAAAAGAAGGTGGAGGGTCACAACTTTGACATTCGCAAACGTTTGTTGGATTACGACGATATCCTCAATAAACAGCGTTCTGTGACCTATGAAATTCGTAACGAGATTGTAGACATTAATACAACGGAGGAGCCAGAGGCGGCACGTCCGATGATTTTGGATCACATTACGGAAGAGATCGAGAATGTTGTGTCGTTCCATACGGCAGACGGAACGGATTGGAATGTAAAGGAGATTTTTGAAACCATGCAGACCATTGTGCCGGTTCCGGAGGAGTTAAAGGAACGTTTTACGGCATATAATGGTATTGGTGCACCGAAGGCTGCGCAGGCCGCAGTGGTGCGCACGGAGTTGATTGAAACATTGGAGGGCCAGGCGCAGATAGCGTACAAGGATCTCGAGGGATTGTTTGCGGAGCGTTCCCAACTTGCAACGGTGGAGAAGCAGTTGTTATTGCGATCGATCGACATGTTGTGGGTGGAACATCTAACCGCGATGCGTAAATTGCGCAGTGGTGTTGGGTTGAGTGGCTATGCACAGCGTGATCCGTTGGTGGAGTACAAGCGTGAGAGCTTTGCTATGTACCAGGTGATGCTGTCAGAGGTGCAAAAACAGGTGGTGTACTCCATTTTTAAGGTAAAGGATGCCATGCGGATTGCCCATACGCCGTCCTTGGCAGAGCGCGCAAAGATTAGCGAGGCTATAAAGGCAGGCGTGAGTAATCATCAAAAACCAGGACGTAACGACGCGTGTCCGTGTGGATCGGGGAAGAAGTACAAAAAGTGCCATGGAATGGAATAA